In Eleutherodactylus coqui strain aEleCoq1 chromosome 4, aEleCoq1.hap1, whole genome shotgun sequence, the following are encoded in one genomic region:
- the ATN1 gene encoding atrophin-1 isoform X1, whose amino-acid sequence MKTRQNKDSKMSMRSGRKKESVGPREERRARGRASPGAISTSSSDSKSEKGRPSAKKGRMDDSVPKSSKRERVKDSSESEGEAGKSQKKAKMESPEVPRPPPDEESLDGQSGNEDGGSDPRDIDQDNRSTSPSLHSGDSESDASSVPSPKSFPSLYRGPGSPPPPASPVAENAVLPPPPQASQPPAPSEPQNARPYPAPHLPQLYPSSGGMVKTGPSQTSQAKPPPTTPIAGLGSPRPLASPTAAPPPSLPTNSSSTASYPHVAHNLPPPPALRPLNASPGLPSQVGEKTGQPLPSASCTLRYPPYPGQYPPGYPHQYPTQGKYGQPQPGPHPSWGQGGLNYGRNEGAPRYPQPPSQNGQMVGGQNLGGGFGPPHHSSTRAQSPHNNHPPHPMPTPGTLQSPASQSNVLHPHGGAAGGQGQSPNHNTTNSHHPHILPNRGRSPTPQVSQPPAVAPPSNHHPPHVLPGAILSPSSHHQNNTQLSNSASVNGGGQSPAPPNTSHPSSQPPSTGGNLAYSSQAEPPNPQTTHTAYQPHSNSSACHYPPNNQNYANYPFQGYKGAPPTAQPYKSGPPPPYKTGTFPVSTPPPVPTQSFKDASPTTPSTAPPPPPPPAPAPPPPAPAPAPAPVQIKQEPIEECEAEDDSPVPPVSSPSPPPKIVDTPSHASQSARFNKHLDRGYNSCCRTDLYFVPLEGSKLSKKRSEQIERARRETEQRAREERERERERERELERNVQKLESRSHDCPQLCPQPPPHHPSLALPSPSSAPSRPPHFEPPGAVAAVPPYLGPDTPALRTLSEYARPHVLSPAGRAPQPGHPPHHPFYLPLGDPLLAYNLPAVFASDPSRAERELRERLKPGYEVKPGELDPLHPSTLPVPHPHHHQPPPQPPPSTAGVPPQMGLHPAFSYHHGQHSHQHAIERERLALGAAGGGPGAGPGAPGAAGGARGELSYAERLAAERQHAERVAALSGDPLTRLQMLNVTPHHHQHSHIHSHLHLHQQDAIHAASAAVHPLMDPLTSGSHLTRIPYPAAALQNPLIPHPLHDSDVLRQQIFASPYRDLPSSLSAPLSAAHQLQAMHAQSAELQRLALEQQHWLQTHHPLQGVPLPGQEDYYRLMQFFYSHLKKETDKTL is encoded by the exons ATGAAAACCCGACAGAACAAAGACTCG AAGATGTCGATGAGGAGTGGAAGGAAAAAGGAGAGTGTgggtccaagggaggagcgcagagCGAGGGGGAGAGCATCTCCGGGTGCAATCAGTACGTCCAGTAGCGACAGCAAGAGCGAAAAGGGACGGCCGAGTGCAAAG AAGGGCCGCATGGATGATTCTGTCCCTAAGAGTAGTAAACGGGAAAGAGTAAAAGACTCCTCCGAGAGTGAAGGAGAAGCTGGGAAAAGTCAGAAGAAAGCTAAAATGGAG TCTCCTGAAGTTCCCCGTCCGCCTCCCGATGAAGAAAGTTTAGATGGGCAGAGCGGTAATGAAGATGGCGGGAGCGACCCTCGTGATATTGACCAGGATAACCGTAGCACATCTCCAAGCCTGCACAGTGGGGATAGTGAGAGTGATGCATCTTCTGTCCCTTCACCAAAATCGTTTCCTTCTCTGTACAGAGGGCCAGGTTCTCCACCACCTCCTGCTTCACCAGTTGCAGAAAATGCTGTGTTACCACCTCCACCTCAGGCTTCTCAGCCACCTGCGCCGAGTGAGCCTCAGAATGCAAGACCATACCCAGCTCCCCATCTTCCACAATTATATCCCAGTAGTGGTGGAATGGTAAAAACTGGACCTTCACAGACTTCTCAAGCCAAGCCCCCACCCACCACCCCTATAGCAGGGTTGGGTTCTCCAAGGCCATTGGCTTCTCCtacagctgctcctcctccttctttacCCACCAATTCTTCATCCACAGCATCATACCCCCATGTTGCCCACAACTTGCCTCCACCACCGGCTTTACGTCCTCTCAATGCATCTCCAGGATTGCCATCCCAGGTTGGAGAAAAAACTGGTCAACCTCTACCTTCTGCTTCTTGTACACTTCGATATCCTCCATACCCAGGACAGTATCCACCTGGTTATCCTCATCAGTACCCTACACAAGGGAAATATGGACAGCCTCAACCCGGCCCACATCCATCTTGGGGCCAAGGTGGACTTAATTATGGACGGAATGAAGGAGCCCCTCGATATCCCCAGCCCCCTTCTCAAAATGGACAAATGGTTGGAGGGCAGAACCTTGGAGGTGGATTTGGTCCCCCTCACCATAGTAGCACACGTGCTCAGTCCCCTCATAATAACCATCCTCCTCACCCAATGCCTACACCAGGCACCCTTCAATCTCCAGCATCCCAAAGCAACGTTCTGCACCCTCATGGAGGGGCAGCAGGTGGACAGGGTCAGTCTCCAAATCATAATACAACTAATTCTCACCACCCTCATATTTTACCAAACCGAGGTCGCTCTCCTACCCCCCAAGTTAGCCAACCACCAGCAGTTGCGCCACCATCCAACCATCACCCCCCTCATGTTTTGCCGGGTGCTATTTTATCTCCAAGTTCACACCATCAGAACAACACACAACTTTCAAATTCTGCGTCAGTTAATGGTGGTGGACAATCACCTGCACCCCCAAATACATCTCATCCTTCATCACAACCTCCATCTACTGGTGGGAATTTGGCTTACTCCTCTCAAGCGGAGCCCCCGAATCCTCAGACAACACATACTGCTTATCAACCCCATTCAAATTCATCTGCTTGCCATTATCCTCCGAACAATCAGAATTATGCTAACTACCCATTCCAAGGTTACAAAGGAGCTCCTCCAACAGCGCAACCTTATAAAAGCGGGCCACCACCACCTTATAAGACAGGAACATTTCCTGTTTCAACTCCACCACCAGTTCCCACCCAGAGTTTCAAAGATGCTTCACCTACTACTCCTAGTACTGCACCTCCACCGCCCCCTCCACCTGCACCTGCACCTCCACCGCCGGCACCAGCTCCAGCTCCAGCTCCAGTACAGATAAAACAGGAGCCAATTGAGGAGTGCGAAGCAGAAGATGATAGCCCTGTTCCTCCTGTCAGCAGCCCCTCACCTCCACCCAAGATTGTGGACACGCCAAGTCATGCCAGTCAATCTGCAAG GTTTAACAAACATCTGGATCGAGGCTACAATTCCTGCTGCCGGACCGATTTGTATTTCGTACCCTTGGAAGGGTCAAAGCTTTCTAAGAAAAGATCGGAGCAGATTGAAAGAGCGAGACGGGAGACTGAGCAAAGGGCCCGAGAGGAGCGTGAACGCGAACGTGAGAGGGAACGGGAACTGGAGAGAAATGTG CAAAAATTGGAGTCTCGATCTCATGACTGTCCTCAGCtctgtcctcagccccctcctcaccATCCCTCTTTGGCCTTACCTTCTCCATCTTCAGCCCCATCCCGTCCACCTCACTTTGAACCCCCAGGAGCTGTAGCTGCGGTCCCTCCATATTTGGGACCAGATACACCAGCTCTTCGTACTTTAAGTGAATACGCCCGCCCTCATGTACTTTCACCCGCTGGGAGAGCTCCTCAACCTGGTCACCCACCGCATCACCCATTTTATTTACCTCTTGGAGATCCGCTTcttgcctacaatttgcctgctgTGTTTGCCAGCGACCCTTCCCGGGCAGAAAGGGAGTTACGAGAAAGGCTTAAACCTGGGTATGAAGTAAAACCAGGGGAGCTAGACCCTCTTCACCCATCTACTCTCCCTGTGCCACATCCACACCATCACCAACCCCCTCCACAACCACCACCCTCTACTGCTGGTGTCCCTCCGCAAATGGGATTGCACCCTGCTTTCTCCTACCACCATGGGCAGCACTCTCACCAGCATGCTATAGAGAGAGAAAGGCTGGCACTGGGGGCAGCAGGCGGAGGGCCTGGAGCTGGACCGGGAGCCCCTGGAGCAGCTGGAGGGGCTCGAGGGGAACTATCCTACGCTGAGCGACTGGCCGCAGAACGACAGCATGCAGAAAGAGTGGCTGCTCTTAGTGGTGACCCCTTGACCAGACTGCAAATGTTGAACGTCACGCCACATCATCACCAGCATTCTCACATCCATTCACACCTACACCTACACCAGCAGGACGCCATTCATGCAG CTTCTGCTGCTGTGCACCCACTAATGGACCCACTCACATCAGGTTCCCATCTTACACGGATCCCATACCCCGCCGCTGCCCTCCAGAATCCATTGATTCCGCATCCTCTGCATGATAGTGATGTCCTCCGACAGCAGATATTTG CCTCTCCTTACAGAGACCTCCCTTCCTCTCTTTCTGCCCCCCTCTCGGCCGCTCACCAGTTACAGGCCATGCACGCCCAGTCTGCAGAATTGCAACGCCTGGCCCTGGAGCAGCAACATTGGCTGCAAACCCATCATCCTCTGCAAGGAGTTCCCCTACCCGGACAAGAAGACTATTATAG ATTGATGCAATTCTTTTACAGTCACTTGAAGAAGGAAACCGATAAAACCCTGTAA
- the ATN1 gene encoding atrophin-1 isoform X2, with protein sequence MKTRQNKDSMSMRSGRKKESVGPREERRARGRASPGAISTSSSDSKSEKGRPSAKKGRMDDSVPKSSKRERVKDSSESEGEAGKSQKKAKMESPEVPRPPPDEESLDGQSGNEDGGSDPRDIDQDNRSTSPSLHSGDSESDASSVPSPKSFPSLYRGPGSPPPPASPVAENAVLPPPPQASQPPAPSEPQNARPYPAPHLPQLYPSSGGMVKTGPSQTSQAKPPPTTPIAGLGSPRPLASPTAAPPPSLPTNSSSTASYPHVAHNLPPPPALRPLNASPGLPSQVGEKTGQPLPSASCTLRYPPYPGQYPPGYPHQYPTQGKYGQPQPGPHPSWGQGGLNYGRNEGAPRYPQPPSQNGQMVGGQNLGGGFGPPHHSSTRAQSPHNNHPPHPMPTPGTLQSPASQSNVLHPHGGAAGGQGQSPNHNTTNSHHPHILPNRGRSPTPQVSQPPAVAPPSNHHPPHVLPGAILSPSSHHQNNTQLSNSASVNGGGQSPAPPNTSHPSSQPPSTGGNLAYSSQAEPPNPQTTHTAYQPHSNSSACHYPPNNQNYANYPFQGYKGAPPTAQPYKSGPPPPYKTGTFPVSTPPPVPTQSFKDASPTTPSTAPPPPPPPAPAPPPPAPAPAPAPVQIKQEPIEECEAEDDSPVPPVSSPSPPPKIVDTPSHASQSARFNKHLDRGYNSCCRTDLYFVPLEGSKLSKKRSEQIERARRETEQRAREERERERERERELERNVQKLESRSHDCPQLCPQPPPHHPSLALPSPSSAPSRPPHFEPPGAVAAVPPYLGPDTPALRTLSEYARPHVLSPAGRAPQPGHPPHHPFYLPLGDPLLAYNLPAVFASDPSRAERELRERLKPGYEVKPGELDPLHPSTLPVPHPHHHQPPPQPPPSTAGVPPQMGLHPAFSYHHGQHSHQHAIERERLALGAAGGGPGAGPGAPGAAGGARGELSYAERLAAERQHAERVAALSGDPLTRLQMLNVTPHHHQHSHIHSHLHLHQQDAIHAASAAVHPLMDPLTSGSHLTRIPYPAAALQNPLIPHPLHDSDVLRQQIFASPYRDLPSSLSAPLSAAHQLQAMHAQSAELQRLALEQQHWLQTHHPLQGVPLPGQEDYYRLMQFFYSHLKKETDKTL encoded by the exons ATGAAAACCCGACAGAACAAAGACTCG ATGTCGATGAGGAGTGGAAGGAAAAAGGAGAGTGTgggtccaagggaggagcgcagagCGAGGGGGAGAGCATCTCCGGGTGCAATCAGTACGTCCAGTAGCGACAGCAAGAGCGAAAAGGGACGGCCGAGTGCAAAG AAGGGCCGCATGGATGATTCTGTCCCTAAGAGTAGTAAACGGGAAAGAGTAAAAGACTCCTCCGAGAGTGAAGGAGAAGCTGGGAAAAGTCAGAAGAAAGCTAAAATGGAG TCTCCTGAAGTTCCCCGTCCGCCTCCCGATGAAGAAAGTTTAGATGGGCAGAGCGGTAATGAAGATGGCGGGAGCGACCCTCGTGATATTGACCAGGATAACCGTAGCACATCTCCAAGCCTGCACAGTGGGGATAGTGAGAGTGATGCATCTTCTGTCCCTTCACCAAAATCGTTTCCTTCTCTGTACAGAGGGCCAGGTTCTCCACCACCTCCTGCTTCACCAGTTGCAGAAAATGCTGTGTTACCACCTCCACCTCAGGCTTCTCAGCCACCTGCGCCGAGTGAGCCTCAGAATGCAAGACCATACCCAGCTCCCCATCTTCCACAATTATATCCCAGTAGTGGTGGAATGGTAAAAACTGGACCTTCACAGACTTCTCAAGCCAAGCCCCCACCCACCACCCCTATAGCAGGGTTGGGTTCTCCAAGGCCATTGGCTTCTCCtacagctgctcctcctccttctttacCCACCAATTCTTCATCCACAGCATCATACCCCCATGTTGCCCACAACTTGCCTCCACCACCGGCTTTACGTCCTCTCAATGCATCTCCAGGATTGCCATCCCAGGTTGGAGAAAAAACTGGTCAACCTCTACCTTCTGCTTCTTGTACACTTCGATATCCTCCATACCCAGGACAGTATCCACCTGGTTATCCTCATCAGTACCCTACACAAGGGAAATATGGACAGCCTCAACCCGGCCCACATCCATCTTGGGGCCAAGGTGGACTTAATTATGGACGGAATGAAGGAGCCCCTCGATATCCCCAGCCCCCTTCTCAAAATGGACAAATGGTTGGAGGGCAGAACCTTGGAGGTGGATTTGGTCCCCCTCACCATAGTAGCACACGTGCTCAGTCCCCTCATAATAACCATCCTCCTCACCCAATGCCTACACCAGGCACCCTTCAATCTCCAGCATCCCAAAGCAACGTTCTGCACCCTCATGGAGGGGCAGCAGGTGGACAGGGTCAGTCTCCAAATCATAATACAACTAATTCTCACCACCCTCATATTTTACCAAACCGAGGTCGCTCTCCTACCCCCCAAGTTAGCCAACCACCAGCAGTTGCGCCACCATCCAACCATCACCCCCCTCATGTTTTGCCGGGTGCTATTTTATCTCCAAGTTCACACCATCAGAACAACACACAACTTTCAAATTCTGCGTCAGTTAATGGTGGTGGACAATCACCTGCACCCCCAAATACATCTCATCCTTCATCACAACCTCCATCTACTGGTGGGAATTTGGCTTACTCCTCTCAAGCGGAGCCCCCGAATCCTCAGACAACACATACTGCTTATCAACCCCATTCAAATTCATCTGCTTGCCATTATCCTCCGAACAATCAGAATTATGCTAACTACCCATTCCAAGGTTACAAAGGAGCTCCTCCAACAGCGCAACCTTATAAAAGCGGGCCACCACCACCTTATAAGACAGGAACATTTCCTGTTTCAACTCCACCACCAGTTCCCACCCAGAGTTTCAAAGATGCTTCACCTACTACTCCTAGTACTGCACCTCCACCGCCCCCTCCACCTGCACCTGCACCTCCACCGCCGGCACCAGCTCCAGCTCCAGCTCCAGTACAGATAAAACAGGAGCCAATTGAGGAGTGCGAAGCAGAAGATGATAGCCCTGTTCCTCCTGTCAGCAGCCCCTCACCTCCACCCAAGATTGTGGACACGCCAAGTCATGCCAGTCAATCTGCAAG GTTTAACAAACATCTGGATCGAGGCTACAATTCCTGCTGCCGGACCGATTTGTATTTCGTACCCTTGGAAGGGTCAAAGCTTTCTAAGAAAAGATCGGAGCAGATTGAAAGAGCGAGACGGGAGACTGAGCAAAGGGCCCGAGAGGAGCGTGAACGCGAACGTGAGAGGGAACGGGAACTGGAGAGAAATGTG CAAAAATTGGAGTCTCGATCTCATGACTGTCCTCAGCtctgtcctcagccccctcctcaccATCCCTCTTTGGCCTTACCTTCTCCATCTTCAGCCCCATCCCGTCCACCTCACTTTGAACCCCCAGGAGCTGTAGCTGCGGTCCCTCCATATTTGGGACCAGATACACCAGCTCTTCGTACTTTAAGTGAATACGCCCGCCCTCATGTACTTTCACCCGCTGGGAGAGCTCCTCAACCTGGTCACCCACCGCATCACCCATTTTATTTACCTCTTGGAGATCCGCTTcttgcctacaatttgcctgctgTGTTTGCCAGCGACCCTTCCCGGGCAGAAAGGGAGTTACGAGAAAGGCTTAAACCTGGGTATGAAGTAAAACCAGGGGAGCTAGACCCTCTTCACCCATCTACTCTCCCTGTGCCACATCCACACCATCACCAACCCCCTCCACAACCACCACCCTCTACTGCTGGTGTCCCTCCGCAAATGGGATTGCACCCTGCTTTCTCCTACCACCATGGGCAGCACTCTCACCAGCATGCTATAGAGAGAGAAAGGCTGGCACTGGGGGCAGCAGGCGGAGGGCCTGGAGCTGGACCGGGAGCCCCTGGAGCAGCTGGAGGGGCTCGAGGGGAACTATCCTACGCTGAGCGACTGGCCGCAGAACGACAGCATGCAGAAAGAGTGGCTGCTCTTAGTGGTGACCCCTTGACCAGACTGCAAATGTTGAACGTCACGCCACATCATCACCAGCATTCTCACATCCATTCACACCTACACCTACACCAGCAGGACGCCATTCATGCAG CTTCTGCTGCTGTGCACCCACTAATGGACCCACTCACATCAGGTTCCCATCTTACACGGATCCCATACCCCGCCGCTGCCCTCCAGAATCCATTGATTCCGCATCCTCTGCATGATAGTGATGTCCTCCGACAGCAGATATTTG CCTCTCCTTACAGAGACCTCCCTTCCTCTCTTTCTGCCCCCCTCTCGGCCGCTCACCAGTTACAGGCCATGCACGCCCAGTCTGCAGAATTGCAACGCCTGGCCCTGGAGCAGCAACATTGGCTGCAAACCCATCATCCTCTGCAAGGAGTTCCCCTACCCGGACAAGAAGACTATTATAG ATTGATGCAATTCTTTTACAGTCACTTGAAGAAGGAAACCGATAAAACCCTGTAA
- the ATN1 gene encoding atrophin-1 isoform X3, whose translation MKTRQNKDSKMSMRSGRKKESVGPREERRARGRASPGAISTSSSDSKSEKGRPSAKKGRMDDSVPKSSKRERVKDSSESEGEAGKSQKKAKMESPEVPRPPPDEESLDGQSGNEDGGSDPRDIDQDNRSTSPSLHSGDSESDASSVPSPKSFPSLYRGPGSPPPPASPVAENAVLPPPPQASQPPAPSEPQNARPYPAPHLPQLYPSSGGMVKTGPSQTSQAKPPPTTPIAGLGSPRPLASPTAAPPPSLPTNSSSTASYPHVAHNLPPPPALRPLNASPGLPSQVGEKTGQPLPSASCTLRYPPYPGQYPPGYPHQYPTQGKYGQPQPGPHPSWGQGGLNYGRNEGAPRYPQPPSQNGQMVGGQNLGGGFGPPHHSSTRAQSPHNNHPPHPMPTPGTLQSPASQSNVLHPHGGAAGGQGQSPNHNTTNSHHPHILPNRGRSPTPQVSQPPAVAPPSNHHPPHVLPGAILSPSSHHQNNTQLSNSASVNGGGQSPAPPNTSHPSSQPPSTGGNLAYSSQAEPPNPQTTHTAYQPHSNSSACHYPPNNQNYANYPFQGYKGAPPTAQPYKSGPPPPYKTGTFPVSTPPPVPTQSFKDASPTTPSTAPPPPPPPAPAPPPPAPAPAPAPVQIKQEPIEECEAEDDSPVPPVSSPSPPPKIVDTPSHASQSARFNKHLDRGYNSCCRTDLYFVPLEGSKLSKKRSEQIERARRETEQRAREERERERERERELERNVQKLESRSHDCPQLCPQPPPHHPSLALPSPSSAPSRPPHFEPPGAVAAVPPYLGPDTPALRTLSEYARPHVLSPAGRAPQPGHPPHHPFYLPLGDPLLAYNLPAVFASDPSRAERELRERLKPGYEVKPGELDPLHPSTLPVPHPHHHQPPPQPPPSTAGVPPQMGLHPAFSYHHGQHSHQHAIERERLALGAAGGGPGAGPGAPGAAGGARGELSYAERLAAERQHAERVAALSGDPLTRLQMLNVTPHHHQHSHIHSHLHLHQQDAIHAASAAVHPLMDPLTSGSHLTRIPYPAAALQNPLIPHPLHDSDVLRQQIFASPYRDLPSSLSAPLSAAHQLQAMHAQSAELQRLALEQQHWLQTHHPLQGVPLPGQEDYYSHLKKETDKTL comes from the exons ATGAAAACCCGACAGAACAAAGACTCG AAGATGTCGATGAGGAGTGGAAGGAAAAAGGAGAGTGTgggtccaagggaggagcgcagagCGAGGGGGAGAGCATCTCCGGGTGCAATCAGTACGTCCAGTAGCGACAGCAAGAGCGAAAAGGGACGGCCGAGTGCAAAG AAGGGCCGCATGGATGATTCTGTCCCTAAGAGTAGTAAACGGGAAAGAGTAAAAGACTCCTCCGAGAGTGAAGGAGAAGCTGGGAAAAGTCAGAAGAAAGCTAAAATGGAG TCTCCTGAAGTTCCCCGTCCGCCTCCCGATGAAGAAAGTTTAGATGGGCAGAGCGGTAATGAAGATGGCGGGAGCGACCCTCGTGATATTGACCAGGATAACCGTAGCACATCTCCAAGCCTGCACAGTGGGGATAGTGAGAGTGATGCATCTTCTGTCCCTTCACCAAAATCGTTTCCTTCTCTGTACAGAGGGCCAGGTTCTCCACCACCTCCTGCTTCACCAGTTGCAGAAAATGCTGTGTTACCACCTCCACCTCAGGCTTCTCAGCCACCTGCGCCGAGTGAGCCTCAGAATGCAAGACCATACCCAGCTCCCCATCTTCCACAATTATATCCCAGTAGTGGTGGAATGGTAAAAACTGGACCTTCACAGACTTCTCAAGCCAAGCCCCCACCCACCACCCCTATAGCAGGGTTGGGTTCTCCAAGGCCATTGGCTTCTCCtacagctgctcctcctccttctttacCCACCAATTCTTCATCCACAGCATCATACCCCCATGTTGCCCACAACTTGCCTCCACCACCGGCTTTACGTCCTCTCAATGCATCTCCAGGATTGCCATCCCAGGTTGGAGAAAAAACTGGTCAACCTCTACCTTCTGCTTCTTGTACACTTCGATATCCTCCATACCCAGGACAGTATCCACCTGGTTATCCTCATCAGTACCCTACACAAGGGAAATATGGACAGCCTCAACCCGGCCCACATCCATCTTGGGGCCAAGGTGGACTTAATTATGGACGGAATGAAGGAGCCCCTCGATATCCCCAGCCCCCTTCTCAAAATGGACAAATGGTTGGAGGGCAGAACCTTGGAGGTGGATTTGGTCCCCCTCACCATAGTAGCACACGTGCTCAGTCCCCTCATAATAACCATCCTCCTCACCCAATGCCTACACCAGGCACCCTTCAATCTCCAGCATCCCAAAGCAACGTTCTGCACCCTCATGGAGGGGCAGCAGGTGGACAGGGTCAGTCTCCAAATCATAATACAACTAATTCTCACCACCCTCATATTTTACCAAACCGAGGTCGCTCTCCTACCCCCCAAGTTAGCCAACCACCAGCAGTTGCGCCACCATCCAACCATCACCCCCCTCATGTTTTGCCGGGTGCTATTTTATCTCCAAGTTCACACCATCAGAACAACACACAACTTTCAAATTCTGCGTCAGTTAATGGTGGTGGACAATCACCTGCACCCCCAAATACATCTCATCCTTCATCACAACCTCCATCTACTGGTGGGAATTTGGCTTACTCCTCTCAAGCGGAGCCCCCGAATCCTCAGACAACACATACTGCTTATCAACCCCATTCAAATTCATCTGCTTGCCATTATCCTCCGAACAATCAGAATTATGCTAACTACCCATTCCAAGGTTACAAAGGAGCTCCTCCAACAGCGCAACCTTATAAAAGCGGGCCACCACCACCTTATAAGACAGGAACATTTCCTGTTTCAACTCCACCACCAGTTCCCACCCAGAGTTTCAAAGATGCTTCACCTACTACTCCTAGTACTGCACCTCCACCGCCCCCTCCACCTGCACCTGCACCTCCACCGCCGGCACCAGCTCCAGCTCCAGCTCCAGTACAGATAAAACAGGAGCCAATTGAGGAGTGCGAAGCAGAAGATGATAGCCCTGTTCCTCCTGTCAGCAGCCCCTCACCTCCACCCAAGATTGTGGACACGCCAAGTCATGCCAGTCAATCTGCAAG GTTTAACAAACATCTGGATCGAGGCTACAATTCCTGCTGCCGGACCGATTTGTATTTCGTACCCTTGGAAGGGTCAAAGCTTTCTAAGAAAAGATCGGAGCAGATTGAAAGAGCGAGACGGGAGACTGAGCAAAGGGCCCGAGAGGAGCGTGAACGCGAACGTGAGAGGGAACGGGAACTGGAGAGAAATGTG CAAAAATTGGAGTCTCGATCTCATGACTGTCCTCAGCtctgtcctcagccccctcctcaccATCCCTCTTTGGCCTTACCTTCTCCATCTTCAGCCCCATCCCGTCCACCTCACTTTGAACCCCCAGGAGCTGTAGCTGCGGTCCCTCCATATTTGGGACCAGATACACCAGCTCTTCGTACTTTAAGTGAATACGCCCGCCCTCATGTACTTTCACCCGCTGGGAGAGCTCCTCAACCTGGTCACCCACCGCATCACCCATTTTATTTACCTCTTGGAGATCCGCTTcttgcctacaatttgcctgctgTGTTTGCCAGCGACCCTTCCCGGGCAGAAAGGGAGTTACGAGAAAGGCTTAAACCTGGGTATGAAGTAAAACCAGGGGAGCTAGACCCTCTTCACCCATCTACTCTCCCTGTGCCACATCCACACCATCACCAACCCCCTCCACAACCACCACCCTCTACTGCTGGTGTCCCTCCGCAAATGGGATTGCACCCTGCTTTCTCCTACCACCATGGGCAGCACTCTCACCAGCATGCTATAGAGAGAGAAAGGCTGGCACTGGGGGCAGCAGGCGGAGGGCCTGGAGCTGGACCGGGAGCCCCTGGAGCAGCTGGAGGGGCTCGAGGGGAACTATCCTACGCTGAGCGACTGGCCGCAGAACGACAGCATGCAGAAAGAGTGGCTGCTCTTAGTGGTGACCCCTTGACCAGACTGCAAATGTTGAACGTCACGCCACATCATCACCAGCATTCTCACATCCATTCACACCTACACCTACACCAGCAGGACGCCATTCATGCAG CTTCTGCTGCTGTGCACCCACTAATGGACCCACTCACATCAGGTTCCCATCTTACACGGATCCCATACCCCGCCGCTGCCCTCCAGAATCCATTGATTCCGCATCCTCTGCATGATAGTGATGTCCTCCGACAGCAGATATTTG CCTCTCCTTACAGAGACCTCCCTTCCTCTCTTTCTGCCCCCCTCTCGGCCGCTCACCAGTTACAGGCCATGCACGCCCAGTCTGCAGAATTGCAACGCCTGGCCCTGGAGCAGCAACATTGGCTGCAAACCCATCATCCTCTGCAAGGAGTTCCCCTACCCGGACAAGAAGACTATTATAG TCACTTGAAGAAGGAAACCGATAAAACCCTGTAA